In the Pantoea sp. Aalb genome, one interval contains:
- the trpCF gene encoding bifunctional indole-3-glycerol-phosphate synthase TrpC/phosphoribosylanthranilate isomerase TrpF, with product MIIKETILEKILKDKVIWIKERKLKQPLNTFKNMLRPTKRNFYTIVHSKKTVFILECKKASPSKGIINRNFNLTAIANVYRNYATVVSVLTEEKYFHGNFIFLSEMSAKVAQPILCKDFIIDPYQIYLARYYQADAVLLMLSILDDKKYNELVQIAHTFKMGVLTEVNNENEVKRAITMNAKVIGINNRNLHDLSINLNRTRYLAPLIKSGITIISESGINNYTQIRELSRITNGFLIGSAIMERKDLRSAVCRILIGENKICGLTRIEDIHSSYRVGAIYGGMIFVRSSPRKLTHMQAKLLVTTAPLKYVGIFCNNSIREIVMLTISLNLSAVQLHGNEDRRFINKLRQVLPVEVKIWKAFEIKRSIPKLDWQNVDRYVFDHGRGGTGQCFDWSLLQHQDMSKILLSGGLNINNCLKASTLGCAGLDFNSGIEIAPGIKNASKITEVFRILRTY from the coding sequence ATGATTATTAAAGAAACGATTTTAGAAAAAATTTTAAAAGATAAAGTTATTTGGATTAAAGAGCGTAAATTAAAGCAGCCATTAAATACTTTCAAAAATATGTTAAGACCTACAAAACGTAATTTTTATACTATAGTTCATAGTAAAAAAACAGTCTTTATTTTAGAATGTAAAAAAGCTTCTCCATCTAAAGGAATCATTAATAGAAATTTTAATTTAACAGCTATAGCTAACGTATATCGGAATTATGCTACAGTAGTATCAGTATTAACCGAAGAAAAATATTTTCACGGTAATTTTATTTTTTTGTCAGAAATGAGCGCTAAGGTTGCTCAACCTATACTTTGTAAAGATTTTATCATAGATCCATATCAAATTTATCTCGCACGTTATTATCAAGCTGATGCAGTTTTACTTATGCTGTCCATTCTAGACGATAAAAAATATAATGAACTAGTTCAAATAGCACATACCTTTAAAATGGGTGTATTAACTGAAGTAAATAATGAAAATGAAGTAAAACGCGCAATTACAATGAATGCTAAAGTGATTGGTATTAATAATCGTAACTTGCATGATTTATCAATTAATTTAAATCGTACTCGTTATCTTGCTCCACTAATAAAATCAGGTATAACTATAATCAGTGAATCGGGAATTAATAATTATACCCAAATACGTGAACTAAGTCGTATAACTAATGGATTTTTAATTGGCTCAGCTATAATGGAAAGAAAAGATCTAAGATCTGCAGTATGTCGAATATTAATAGGTGAAAATAAAATTTGTGGATTAACTCGTATTGAAGATATTCATAGTTCTTATAGAGTAGGTGCCATTTATGGCGGTATGATTTTTGTTAGATCTTCACCACGAAAATTAACTCATATGCAAGCTAAGTTACTAGTAACTACTGCACCTTTAAAATATGTAGGTATTTTTTGTAATAATAGTATAAGAGAAATAGTTATGTTGACTATTTCTCTTAATCTTTCTGCTGTTCAGTTACATGGTAATGAAGATCGAAGATTTATAAATAAATTACGTCAAGTACTACCAGTAGAAGTAAAAATTTGGAAAGCATTTGAAATAAAAAGAAGTATACCTAAACTTGATTGGCAAAATGTTGATCGTTATGTATTTGACCATGGTCGAGGTGGTACAGGTCAATGTTTTGATTGGTCACTTTTACAACATCAAGATATGAGCAAAATTTTATTAAGTGGAGGGCTCAATATTAATAATTGTTTAAAAGCTAGTACATTAGGTTGTGCTGGATTAGATTTTAACTCTGGAATTGAAATTGCACCAGGTATTAAAAATGCAAGTAAAATTACTGAGGTATTCCGAATATTACGTACTTATTAA
- the trpD gene encoding anthranilate phosphoribosyltransferase — translation MQNILAKLYHRQNLTQNESEYLFNAIINDQIEPLQLTAVLIAMKIRGETIEEIIGAVSAFLHNTKPFPSPDYIFADIVGTGGDNNDLINISTASAFVAAACGFKIAKHGNRSISSKSGSFDLLEAFGINLFMTAKQSRQTLDELNICFLFAPQYHMGFRNAITVRNQLKTRTIFNILGPLINPARPPLILIGVYSSRLIYPVAQTLKKLGYQRAAVVHGSGVDEVVLHGPTQVAELKNGEIINYQLTKEDFGFHFYDGAFFNGSTPEKNRDILSNVLQGKGKYAYEQSIAVNVALLMKLFGNEDLRDNVQRALAVIRSGEAYELIIAFAARK, via the coding sequence TTTGACTCAAAATGAAAGTGAATATTTATTTAATGCTATTATTAATGATCAAATAGAACCTCTACAATTAACTGCTGTATTAATAGCAATGAAAATACGTGGTGAAACTATTGAAGAAATCATTGGAGCAGTTTCTGCTTTTTTACATAATACTAAACCTTTTCCCAGTCCAGATTATATCTTTGCTGATATCGTAGGTACTGGTGGAGATAATAACGACTTAATAAATATTTCTACTGCTAGTGCTTTTGTAGCAGCAGCTTGTGGATTTAAGATAGCTAAACATGGTAACCGCAGTATATCTAGTAAATCTGGTTCATTTGATTTATTAGAAGCCTTTGGTATTAACCTTTTTATGACAGCTAAACAATCACGTCAAACATTAGATGAACTTAATATTTGTTTCTTATTTGCACCCCAATATCACATGGGATTTCGTAATGCAATAACAGTACGTAATCAATTAAAGACACGTACTATTTTTAATATATTAGGCCCCCTAATTAATCCAGCTCGTCCACCTCTTATACTTATAGGTGTCTATAGTTCTAGATTAATATATCCAGTCGCACAAACTTTAAAAAAACTTGGATATCAACGGGCGGCAGTAGTACATGGTTCTGGGGTTGATGAAGTAGTTCTTCATGGCCCAACACAAGTTGCAGAATTGAAAAATGGAGAAATTATTAATTATCAATTAACAAAAGAAGATTTCGGTTTTCATTTTTACGATGGAGCATTTTTTAATGGTTCTACACCAGAAAAAAATCGTGATATTTTATCAAATGTACTTCAAGGTAAAGGTAAATATGCTTATGAACAATCTATTGCAGTGAATGTAGCATTATTAATGAAATTATTTGGAAATGAAGATTTAAGGGATAACGTTCAACGTGCTCTTGCCGTAATTCGTAGTGGAGAAGCATATGAACTAATTATAGCTTTTGCAGCAAGAAAATAA
- the trpB gene encoding tryptophan synthase subunit beta, producing MNTLLNPYFGEFGGQYVPQILMPALRQLETAFIEAQGDSKFQETLTNLLNNYAGRPTALTLCTNLIENNKTRIYLKREDLLHGGAHKTNQVLGQVLLAKRMGKNEVISETGAGQHGVASALACALLKMKCRIYMGAKDIDRQSPNVFRMRLMGAEVIPVHNGSATLKDACNEALRDWCSSYERSHYMIGTAAGPHPFPTIVREFQRIIGAEIKIQILEKEGRLPDALLACVGGGSNAIGMFSDFIDETNVRLIGVEPGGHGIKTGEHGAPINHGRIGICFGMKSLIMQNKEGQIKNSYSISAGLDFPSVGPEHAYLNSIGRAEYVSITDDEALNAFKILCRTEGIIPALESSHALAYALKMVRDNVQKEQILIVNLSGRGDKDIFTVHNILKSKEKI from the coding sequence ATGAATACATTATTAAATCCTTACTTCGGTGAGTTTGGTGGTCAATATGTACCACAGATTTTAATGCCAGCACTTCGCCAACTAGAAACAGCTTTTATTGAAGCACAAGGAGATTCAAAATTTCAAGAAACATTAACCAATTTATTAAATAACTATGCTGGACGACCTACCGCATTAACCTTATGTACTAATTTAATTGAAAATAATAAGACTCGTATATATTTAAAACGTGAAGATCTCCTTCATGGTGGTGCACATAAAACAAATCAAGTACTTGGACAAGTATTATTAGCTAAACGAATGGGAAAAAATGAAGTTATTTCTGAAACTGGTGCTGGTCAACATGGTGTTGCTTCTGCTTTAGCATGTGCATTACTTAAAATGAAATGTCGTATTTATATGGGAGCAAAAGATATTGATCGTCAATCTCCTAACGTATTTCGTATGCGTTTAATGGGCGCTGAAGTTATTCCTGTACATAATGGATCTGCTACCTTAAAAGATGCGTGTAATGAAGCTTTACGTGATTGGTGTAGTAGTTATGAACGCTCACATTATATGATTGGTACAGCTGCTGGTCCTCATCCATTTCCAACTATAGTACGTGAATTCCAACGTATTATTGGCGCAGAAATAAAAATACAGATTTTAGAAAAAGAAGGTCGTTTACCGGATGCATTATTGGCTTGTGTTGGAGGTGGATCAAATGCTATTGGCATGTTTTCAGATTTTATTGATGAGACAAATGTCAGATTAATAGGAGTAGAACCTGGTGGACATGGTATCAAAACTGGTGAACATGGTGCTCCGATAAATCACGGACGAATAGGAATTTGTTTTGGAATGAAATCATTGATTATGCAAAATAAAGAAGGACAAATCAAAAACTCTTATTCAATTTCTGCTGGTCTTGATTTTCCATCTGTTGGTCCAGAGCATGCATATCTAAATAGTATTGGTCGAGCAGAATATGTATCAATTACAGATGATGAAGCTTTAAATGCATTTAAAATTCTTTGTCGTACTGAAGGTATTATTCCAGCATTAGAATCTTCTCATGCGCTAGCTTATGCACTTAAAATGGTTCGAGATAACGTACAAAAAGAACAAATATTAATCGTAAACTTATCCGGTCGTGGTGATAAAGATATTTTTACTGTTCATAATATTTTAAAATCTAAGGAAAAAATTTGA